From a region of the Anoplopoma fimbria isolate UVic2021 breed Golden Eagle Sablefish chromosome 16, Afim_UVic_2022, whole genome shotgun sequence genome:
- the LOC129105041 gene encoding receptor activity-modifying protein 1-like, whose protein sequence is MVLSAYALAVIFFWRGIAAKLVVPPCDQHMFDSGVDNCLSDFNKSMETSGYQDSCPWPTEIRIYNKLKRCVDDWAKESWCKGHGFLRDTVFLEVHKMYFRLCGQVQDPPSTTLIVLIAPVIIITLFLPILCVKLTTWNTNYVSTFKL, encoded by the exons ATGGTGTTGTCTGCTTACGCATTGGCAGTTATCTTCTTCTGGAGAG gAATCGCTGCAAAATTAGTTGTTCCACCATGTGACCAGCACATGTTTGACAGCGGTGTTGACAACTGCCTGTCAGACTTCAACAAGAGCATGGAGACAAGTGGCTATCAGGACAGCTGCCCATGGCCTACAGAAATACG CATCTACAACAAACTGAAAAGGTGCGTGGACGACTGGGCAAAGGAGTCTTGGTGTAAGGGTCACGGATTTCTGAGAGACACAGTCTTCTTGGAGGTTCATAAGATGTACTTTCGACTCTGTGGACAGGTCCAGGACCCCCCGTCCACCACTCTCATTGTGTTGATAGCACCTGTTATCATCATCACACTCTTCCTACCAATTCTCTGTGTTAAACTCACCACCTGGAACACCAATTATGTCAGCACCTTTAAGCTCTGA